The following nucleotide sequence is from Pseudochaenichthys georgianus chromosome 17, fPseGeo1.2, whole genome shotgun sequence.
aaacattgaatggtttaggcccaaaatactttTCTGACCTGctgttagggctgtgcaattaatcgtattttaatcgcgattacgattatggcttgcgacgattatgaaaacagcataattgacaaaatacgattattttgctgggtgcgctttcgcccctccctaaaagcccactcggccacctgtgagtgacatgtgttgtgagtgttcagcgcgagcgaagatgtcagaacaagagcagcaactcgttaaaaagaagggtaaaactatttccactatttgcaagtactttgtctttacaattaaaaaaataattaaaaacctttatttatccaggtaaaatcccattgagatcaatgatctctttttcaagggagacctggagatacatttcacatcgctaaagatatgtgcccagttagcactgttagcaaccagggctttaagcaacttgtcaacacgttggacaagcgttacgcgatgccgtctcggtattatttcagcaggtctgcgctgcctgcactatatgacaaatgccgtggggaagttgagagagatgtggcttcagctgactactttgcgacCACAACGGACCTATGTTCTAGccgaggggtgcccaaccagtcgatcgcgagatgtgtctaaaaatagaacaacaatattctgttttatcgttaatgtcctgtaacataatcttcctgtgccagaataatgcacttgaacgcatcaaagctttgtgattggccggcgtcaccccatgtgtcggggcgtggctgagggtcttcagtacaggtgtcttgtccaatagagtctgtctgcagaccgcagcaaggaggcgtttcctataggggcgtttcctatagtgaacgacgggagccggctctcgcccgcgaacgagacgttttttgttttgtttttgcggagggatctagatcggcatgaaggcacattatgcaatgtgcaatgtggacattatcccgcttattacacatggccacattctcaacaaagtaacgacatgactcccaataataattgaaatgcttttatggatttagaaaaagatgttattgatttaaaaaatagttttttgtattgatttaaattgacatgcatccgctaagaaaagtagtccgttgttaccgtttgaactaacgtaacaacggcaggaactgcttctatagtgtttttgaggagctttttgattacagatttgaaaacatcgttgcttgctttaaaagtagcacaattcattatgtcaaaccttgatagatatccctgccctaatgccaaaagttactggcaactgaatatatgtcgccgtagttatgatgtctatgtctggaccgctgcgtaaaaaggagggtttctgacccattacttctcttcctactttttgtccccctcttctccccgctgcagcctagcagttgatctcaaagcacgctcccctctcctgcagggagaaaaactatattatactttatataggttgatacagtagcccctttttttaaatagtttttataggtgttgccatctgttttgtgtagcgtggttctacaagcaagtcaatgcattaattgggtggtatcagagagttacacgggtctgtaaatgcaatgaaaacaattggccacagcaaataatttatattaaacatgtaatttttacttttgaatactttagtacaaaggatgtcttgaataatttaagtgatatatgtgtacacatataaatcattagtcaaaacagggctacatttgatttcattaaaatgtataatatgtggtaaactgaagagccctttgggagccgaaagagccggctcttcttggtgagccaaatgatccggctcagcaagaagagccggaattcccatcaccagaacaatgacttcttctacgaggatttataaaagcagctggataaaaaaagttaggaaacgcccctataggaaacgcccctataggaaacgcctccttgctgcggtctgcagccaggccCATCTCgtcttgtcacctgcctgcgctcatctctgaaaccagaccatgtaaacaggctgatgtttcttgcaaaacatctttaagagatgacatgagcagccctaccagcatttgccatggtggtctaaacattttttatttggtcttaaattgtagttcaacatttatttcctgttacttctggaccatgacggttggccagccttcaacgtttaactgagtggaatatgttgaatatgttttaccaaaatgttggctacaTGTTgaggagttttcagtaggttgtgacagtgcactgcatcatatttgattgaatttattttggtctaatttatttttatttatcatattaataatatatgtttagtatggttttggaagtgcgcttcaacatatttgttgatcttgtttattggtaaaatattatttgttttaaagttcaataaatggtcaatgaataatcgtcaaaataatcgacccaaataatcgtgattatgatttttgccataatcgcacagccctacctgctgttaaatgatgaaccattcagaactctcaggtcttctgggactggtcagctttctgtccccagattcagaactaaacatggagaagcagcgttcagttattatgctccaaatatcttgaacaaactcccagaaacctgcaggtccgctgcaactcttactacttttaaatccaggctgaagacttttcgttttgccactgcttttaattgaactattcacatcttacacTGCACTGTAGCTTTTATTCATCTATTTttgcttttaatgtttattttattatctttgctttttaatgactgattttaaatgccattttcttaatatctttcatttttgtaaagcactttgaattgccttgcgttattattggtggaaagatttcctcacaacatttaatattcattactaaaggtacagcggaatcatcacagcgcacaaaacctattaccaccgcagatgggccaaaaaagcgtttgaaaaaaaatcgcgggtctgctcgctctgaaacaataacaacgaaacatggaggaacaaaagtctgcgtttaaatcgcgtgtgtgtatatagaggtgtgtgtggttaaaacacatcagcctgcggtcgctctttagccttactaatgattatttctgaaggtaaacacagtgaaggcggtgcgaaaggcggtgcgagctcgtcttctcagaggctgagttaaccctcccgctgcctcctggcgctgcagagatgtcatgaagtgaagcaggttttccttctataaaacagctgcgggcagcagataccgtgagagtcacagacaggaattcatagatcaaggcagactggtgcacacactctcctctcctgttttgccgatcaggtgcttaaacaaatatagctatagacttaccgcagaggtagacattaagggtaaaatgtCACTGGCCctctgttcatatttggtttattaaaataatgatattgtggtcattgttaaaaaatgtctggtatttttatgagtattattatttgtataatgcgctttctgccttcctgtcattaggagttagacatgtaatggctatgtaattgatttgattagaaccttcattatcctaaactggtgggacatttcgccaatacctttatattgtctactcttcacttacttgtcagcataggtcggcattgatgtacagagccgacagaagaccttgtttatattggcatcatattgagaggtgacgcgcagtggtgtagtgggcgttggacgcgggggtacgccgtacccccacttatttggagcatgatcttttttgtaatagtctaataaatataaaatcattgcaagtcttgCCAGTCAACATTTTTGacttgacttcttttctaaaaagaatataattcacaagaagaaagagtctagcagcaccgaagctacaagtgaagctgctactagtacatcatcagaagagccgcctaaagacgtggataatgctagctaacgtgcacgttagctgtgttgaaaggtgctatataaataaacttgccttgccttgccgtgGTCTTAAATGTTATATGGCCAGTTAAACATTAATGGATGTTTTTACAAACTTGTGGTGCAGTACTTTTGAACCAACACAAAGACACTCATCTCTTATTAAGAGGAGCTTCCCTGCAGTCACACCCTGAGAACTACCTAACAGTCATCAACATGGCAGATTTTGGAGAGATCCTGAAGAACATTGGAGAATTTGGTTTATTCCAGCAGATCACTTTGATTGCACTTTGCATTCCAAATTTCCTGCAGTCTTTTCTCATGGCAAGCTTTGTATTTATTGAGTCAGATCCAGATAGACACTGTAACACGGACTGGATCCTTCGGGCAGACACTAACCTGACCACAGATGAGCAGCTGAACCTGACTCTGCCCCGAGAGGATGACGGGACCTTCAGCAAGTGTCAGATGTTTGTTCCTGTGAACTGGTCCATTGGTTCCATCAGGGAGTACGGACTCAATGAGACCAGAGGGTGCCAGAATGGATGGGTGTACTCCAACATGCTGTACGAAGCCACCATAGTTACTGATGTAAGTAGCTTATAGTAGTGTATTCAAGCAGAATTATGATATTAAATTAACAAATTAACTTCATGAGTTATTTAATTGAaacatttatgtatttatttttaacagtttGATCTAGTTTGTGACAGAGCTAACTTGATGGAATTGATACAAGCAATGTTCATGGTTGGCGTTATTTTTGGTTCCCTCATATTTGGACCTTTTGCTGAATCGTGAGTATTTCATATCATACAGTTAAAAAAAATGAGTTTATGGTCTATGATATGAAGAATAATTATCAAACTGTGATCATCTTAATGCTAAGTCCTTTTATGCATTGATACTGCAAATGGCAATTATTCACTGTTCAGTAACAGGGTCTACTTTCTAGCCATAAAGTTGAATTGTCTTCatctttttctcttgcaggtttggTCGCAAACGATCAACTCAAATTTCAGCAGTTCTGTTGTTCATATTTGTTGGAgcagcagcactttgccccaATGTTTACTTGTATTTAGTGTGCCAGTTCTTTGTTGGAGCAGGAAGTGGAGGATATCGAATCAACGGTGTTGTACTGTGTATGTATACAGAGTTCATACATATTTAGAATAAGGACGAGACCCTAACTGTTTATAAATCTTAGATATATTACCGAAATATAACATAACCCTACCTTCAAACACAAAAGTGACAGGATttaatttgcctaatccacccccagggactttttctggtgtgaacgcgatctgtacttagttcatgcgaactaaagagttcgcatgaactaagttcgcatgaacctttgtgggaaaagtaccgcagtgtgaacctACATTTTGGGGTGAAAGTGTATGTAAAAAAGGAGTTATTTGTAACCAACACTGCAACACACAAGGACAATACTGTCACTTGTTTTCCAAACGAAAGATTATGGAAGCTGACTTTTAACCTACAGGATAAAGTGTAGCTTTTCGCTCAGTTGTTTACTCAGCTTCAAATTAACTTAGCCatcaactgcatatttaaaggGTTCCCATTTTAATGATAGGCTAGGTAGTGTTTTCAGCCAAATCATACTAATGTTAGCAACAGTAACAGGAACTATGGGTATATAGTTAAAGCTCTAAGTATTCAAAACACTCCAAATATTTGACTGCTGCAATATACAACAATTGTTTCTATTTTGCAGCAACTGAGTGGATTGGGGCATTGAAAAGATCATGGGGAGCATGTGTGGCTCAGCTTTTTGCTGCAATGGGACAGTGCGCCCTGGCTGGTGTAATCTACGCCATACGTCACTGGAGACTTGCTCAATTTATTACAGCAGCTAACTTTGCAGTAGTTGTTATCTACATATGGTGAGCATTTACCCTTTGTATAACCTTtcattgttttatttgtatacgATGTACACTATTTGAACTGGCATTTTCCTTGTTTCTTTGAGGTTTATACCAGAGTCAGCCAGGTGGTTGTTAAGCAGAggaaggacagaggaggctaaACAGCTGATTATCAAGGCAGCAGCCATCAACAAACGCACTGTTTCAGACTCTCTGTTCGATAAGGTATTGAAAATTAAAGAGTCTGCAATTCTAATGCAATAATATTAATGTAAATGATAATTTTCCTATTTCACACATAAAGACATACACTTTAAGTACAAATTAAATGAGCTAACagttcattgtttattcatgccAATTAATGAAATGTAGTTCCTACTTTTTACTTTATATTGACTTATTTATTTGATATTATTCATTATTAAATTCCTTTCTTATTAATTACAATATTTAATCATTTACTTAttcatattattaatattaatacaaATTAGTCTTTGAAAGTCATAATATTTTTCTTATAACAAAAGAATAATACCGAAATACCTATTGCCAAAATGTAGGTAAAGCTTTTAGCAGACCTGTTTTCAGTGAAATATGAATGACctgatatttaaatgtaaatagCTTGTGTGTACAGTAGGTAACAGTTTCAGAGTTACGTAAATAATATTTCTGCCACAGATTGCAATAAAAGACCCTGAGAACAAAGGAGGCATCACAACTATTTTCAGATCACCTCAACAGACCAGATATTTCTTCATTGTAGCATGGGGATGGTAAGTTCAAATTGCATttaatcttttatttatttactatgtAGCCTACTTAATAAAGTCTTCAATGGACCAAACACTAAATATTCAAATTATGACAGTTCTTTATTATAActgaaaagaaaacaaaaacggCTATAACCTAATATTTATGTAATTTTCcaataaaataaattacattggACATTATTGGAATTGTTcatgtcaaaatataaatattacaATATAAATGGAGTGGTGcagtcctaaaacccagaaatGAGTTCGCATTTTCTCGAAATCAATGGTTTTTTAGCGTGTGTTTggttagatgcctgaaataagatctgtggttaacacaagcatCAGAGATATTCATGTTTATTTGTGCAACAtaaaatagtaatagtatttttCCAACTCATGTACATCCAAAGGTTCTATGAGTCATACAAATGGTCATTGCTCACAAGAGACAAATGAGTCCGCCTTAAAGttgtcctatcatgcaaaatgcactttgttatGTCTTTttctacataaatatgtgtcccaggtgtgtcagggaactcacaaagtggcagaaaataaaaccctctctcttttcctccgcacccacatctctaaacacgggggaacaacggagctgatccagatttgcgtccgatatgacgtaatatcggaaatgtgggctcgctttacacccacggccctatcagaaacgtcgctatcagaaacaatgcgcgaCGTGTTTTTTTGCGTAATATggttgtttacattagcaagcatcgctaacactcagagctaacctgtaggtactggagagagtatgtgtagaaaaagcaggaaataaaaaaaggaactcaccttgtagtaaacccgcaagaaataatccttgaagttgtttggaacatgatgtggcgtttaatcacggcagcatcaACTATATCCAGGgatgggttgtaacggaatacatgtaacggcgttacgtaatcagaatacaaaaatcaagtaggcctaactgtattcagctcgcgttacatttgaaaaacgagtaatctgattacagttactttcgtaaacctgaagtgaatacattttggattacttattggaattattggtggaaagatttcctcacaacatttaatattcattactaaaggtaaagcggaatcatcacagcgcacaaaacctattaccaccgcagatgggccaaaaaagcgtttgaaaaaaaaatcgcgggtctgctcgctctgaaacaataacaacgaaacatggaggaacaaaagtctgcgtttaaatcgcgtgtgtgtatatagaggtgtgtgtggttaaaacacatcagcctgcggtcgctctttagccttactaatgattatttctgaaggtaaacacagtgaaggcggtgcgaaaggcggtgcgagctcgtcttctcagaggctgagttaaccctcccgctgcctcctggcgctgcagagatgtcatgaagtgaagcaggttttccttctataaaacagctgcgggcagcagataccgtgagagtcacagacaggaattcatagatcaaggcagactggtgcacacactctcctctcctgttttgccgatcaggtgcttaaacaaatatagctatagacttaccgcagaggtagacattaagggtaaaatgtCACTGGCCctctgttcatatttggtttattaaaataatgatattgtggtcattgttaaaaaatgtctggtatttttatgagtattattatttgtataatgcgctttctgccttcctgtcattaggagttagacatgtaatggctatgtaattgatttgattagaaccttcattatcctaaactggtgggacatttcgccaatacctttatattgtctactcttcacttgtcagcataggtcggcattgatgtacagagccgacagaagaccttgtttatattggcatcatattgagaggtgacgcgcagtggtgtagtgggcgttggacgcggggttacgccgtacccccacttatttggagcatgatcttttttgtaatagtctaataaatataaaatcattgccagtcttatcagttgcaagtgtgtatttgttgtaataatgacaaaaacataatacatttcacagtaattataataaaaaataaaaacgatttccttaaagaattatgattagtcatcaggctcgtgaccctgcggcgagctgggggtgtgtcagtgacacacccacggccagtttaccgcccgccgattttgcggcagctctttccctcaagaatgctaacgaaaaagctctataatggcaggcaaacatttttgacttgacttcttttctaaaaagaatataattcacaagaagaaagagtctagcagcaccgaagctacaagtgaagctgctactagtacatcatcagaagagccgcctaaagacgtggataatgctagctaacgtgcacgttcccctggctagctcaagctcacctttcccagaggtatggacggaggagatgtggcggaggaaacaagagacatacccgtggatagactgcaaagctgggaaactgggctgcaaagtttgttcatccatatttgatgtatcagtcttcaaaacgcaaggtgtgtgtgtgaaaaaagcagcgctgtctgcttatttgcaatgtagggtaggcctaatcagaataatttccagtccagattcaatgtttgcattagtaggctatatatatttttcgttttgtttatttaataagttaatttcaggacaactttgggaattttgtttgttatgagttttaaatagattttgaaagtggagatagagagagagaaaagcagcgctgtctgcttagttgcaatactgtagtttatgcaatttaggcctacattgtttatgtaacgtatgtgccagtgtgtccatggttttgagtctgtgtgtgtctgttgagcacagcgccgtctgctttttgcagtacagtaagtaaagtaggactaagcatgccggtagtttctgtggacctgtctgcccgttttgtgagtgcactgtgcgcgtgcgcacttgtttgggatgacctaatttaaaatagcgtccccccagtaaaaaaaatctccactacaccactggtgacgcgtcctaaaaccaggaagtagctgctggttcgacaaaaagcaatgggatttctccacagggttttggaaaatagctggaaataaggtctgtggaaaacaaacctatttgataaatgcacgttttgttcagccggataatctccacatgtgtaccctacttttataatttccgaatcataaatctaatcgatagattataaaagggttttaggacgcgtgaccgcaccactagaagccaactccatcgatcaagctgaaactttctctccctcttcttctcatgctccctgtcactctcctttaactcctccggtgactttcttttatttgaagattgttttttgccgcagcgacacggagtgtgacagggatttatgtttttcaaaaataatcgcgttacaatcatgtcaggtttttggt
It contains:
- the LOC117461737 gene encoding solute carrier family 22 member 13-like isoform X1 translates to MADFGEILKNIGEFGLFQQITLIALCIPNFLQSFLMASFVFIESDPDRHCNTDWILRADTNLTTDEQLNLTLPREDDGTFSKCQMFVPVNWSIGSIREYGLNETRGCQNGWVYSNMLYEATIVTDFDLVCDRANLMELIQAMFMVGVIFGSLIFGPFAESFGRKRSTQISAVLLFIFVGAAALCPNVYLYLVCQFFVGAGSGGYRINGVVLSTEWIGALKRSWGACVAQLFAAMGQCALAGVIYAIRHWRLAQFITAANFAVVVIYIWFIPESARWLLSRGRTEEAKQLIIKAAAINKRTVSDSLFDKIAIKDPENKGGITTIFRSPQQTRYFFIVAWGCFSLSLTMFSLYFNMGNIGSNIFLTQLIFGAFEVAANILSMWLMEVFGRRISLVSTFVIGGISSMFILAVPQGYAIAVTSLAVASRFFMIWAGAVCTVYLQELFPTSVRQTATALGAMSSRAGGMMAPLLNMLAVFHWSIPPAVFSSFTLVAGALGFLLPETRNKELPESADEVENNRNVTSRRTSSSLNQESTKM
- the LOC117461737 gene encoding solute carrier family 22 member 13-like isoform X2, which encodes MFVPVNWSIGSIREYGLNETRGCQNGWVYSNMLYEATIVTDFDLVCDRANLMELIQAMFMVGVIFGSLIFGPFAESFGRKRSTQISAVLLFIFVGAAALCPNVYLYLVCQFFVGAGSGGYRINGVVLSTEWIGALKRSWGACVAQLFAAMGQCALAGVIYAIRHWRLAQFITAANFAVVVIYIWFIPESARWLLSRGRTEEAKQLIIKAAAINKRTVSDSLFDKIAIKDPENKGGITTIFRSPQQTRYFFIVAWGCFSLSLTMFSLYFNMGNIGSNIFLTQLIFGAFEVAANILSMWLMEVFGRRISLVSTFVIGGISSMFILAVPQGYAIAVTSLAVASRFFMIWAGAVCTVYLQELFPTSVRQTATALGAMSSRAGGMMAPLLNMLAVFHWSIPPAVFSSFTLVAGALGFLLPETRNKELPESADEVENNRNVTSRRTSSSLNQESTKM